In Duganella zoogloeoides, a single genomic region encodes these proteins:
- a CDS encoding YeeE/YedE family protein → MSTTITAPMRPPSNINPGALWSALAFVVIGAWYLGQAVGPRQAALYVVGALLGVTLYHAAFGFTSAWRVFIADGRGEGLRAQMVMLAVGVALFFPVLAAGSLFGAPIKGLVAPAGTSVVVGAFIFGIGMQLGGGCASGTLYTVGGGSTRMIVTLVAFIGGSLIGTAHMPFWTSLPQLAPISLVKSLGVAPALALNWLVFGLIFAVTVVVEKRRHGKLVAAHVQPDHTARWLHGPWPLVAGGIALVLLNFATLALAGRPWGVTSAFALWGAKAATLAGIDVAGWTYWSAPANAATLNAPVIEDVTSVMDIGIVFGAMLAAALAGRYAPVWRVPLRSLVAAVVGGLLLGYGARLAYGCNIGAYFSGIVSGSLHGWLWLVAAFIGNVFGTRLRPWFGLEVERVKPTAC, encoded by the coding sequence ATGTCCACCACGATCACCGCGCCCATGCGCCCTCCGTCCAACATCAACCCCGGCGCCCTGTGGAGCGCGCTTGCCTTCGTCGTGATCGGCGCGTGGTATTTGGGCCAGGCCGTCGGCCCGCGCCAGGCCGCGCTGTACGTGGTCGGTGCGCTGCTCGGCGTCACGCTGTATCACGCGGCGTTCGGCTTCACGTCGGCGTGGCGGGTGTTCATCGCCGATGGCCGCGGCGAAGGACTGCGCGCGCAGATGGTGATGCTGGCCGTGGGCGTGGCGCTGTTCTTCCCGGTGCTGGCTGCTGGCTCTCTGTTCGGCGCGCCGATCAAGGGCCTGGTGGCGCCGGCCGGCACGTCGGTGGTAGTCGGGGCATTCATCTTCGGCATCGGCATGCAGCTCGGCGGCGGCTGCGCCTCCGGCACCCTGTACACGGTAGGCGGCGGCAGCACCCGCATGATCGTCACGCTGGTAGCCTTTATCGGCGGCTCGCTGATTGGCACCGCCCACATGCCATTCTGGACGTCGCTGCCGCAACTGGCACCGATCTCGCTGGTCAAGTCGCTGGGCGTGGCGCCCGCGCTGGCGCTCAATTGGCTGGTGTTCGGATTGATCTTCGCAGTGACCGTCGTGGTAGAAAAGCGCCGCCACGGCAAGCTGGTAGCCGCCCATGTGCAACCCGACCACACGGCGCGCTGGCTGCACGGCCCGTGGCCGCTGGTCGCGGGCGGCATCGCGCTCGTCCTCCTCAATTTCGCCACGCTGGCACTGGCCGGCCGCCCGTGGGGCGTGACGTCGGCTTTTGCCCTGTGGGGCGCCAAGGCGGCCACGCTGGCCGGCATCGACGTCGCCGGCTGGACCTACTGGTCGGCGCCGGCCAACGCCGCCACGCTCAATGCACCGGTGATCGAAGACGTCACGTCGGTAATGGACATCGGCATCGTGTTTGGCGCCATGCTTGCCGCCGCCCTGGCCGGGCGCTACGCGCCGGTGTGGCGCGTGCCATTGCGCTCGCTGGTGGCGGCAGTCGTCGGCGGCCTGCTGCTCGGCTACGGCGCGCGCCTGGCCTACGGCTGTAACATCGGCGCCTACTTCAGCGGCATCGTCTCCGGCAGCCTGCACGGCTGGCTGTGGCTGGTGGCGGCGTTCATCGGCAACGTATTCGGCACCAGGCTGCGGCCATGGTTCGGGTTGGAGGTGGAGCGGGTGAAGCCGACGGCTTGCTG